Proteins co-encoded in one Polynucleobacter sp. MG-6-Vaara-E2 genomic window:
- the holA gene encoding DNA polymerase III subunit delta: protein MVKVDALQVHLKSLSSGGAMLPLYVFSGDEPLLMMEAMDQLRIAAKKLGFTEREVMLQERGFDWSALMSAGQTMSLFGDKRWVELRIPTGKPGRDGADALKQFAAQIESQVSAADGPDTVVCIVLPRLDSKTKTSAWFSALDDVGMAIQIDSLDRSHLPRWIASRLRLQNQEVEGGPEGQRALEFIADQVEGNLIAAHQEILKLGLLYPTGVLTEEQIRSSILKVARYNVFELTEAMLAGDLPRLNRMLDGLKGEGEPLVLILWSVTEELRLLSKLKVASDAGESVQQLIRVNRIWGNKERLYPAALRRVQPLKLRRAMQVAAGLDRQVKGLSAPELPADPWDGLRLVGNLLR, encoded by the coding sequence ATGGTCAAAGTTGATGCCCTGCAAGTGCACCTCAAATCCTTGAGTTCTGGAGGTGCAATGCTTCCCCTCTATGTCTTTAGTGGTGACGAGCCATTGTTGATGATGGAGGCGATGGATCAATTACGTATTGCTGCTAAGAAGCTTGGTTTTACTGAGCGCGAGGTCATGTTGCAAGAACGGGGATTTGATTGGAGCGCTCTGATGAGTGCCGGTCAAACAATGTCTTTGTTTGGGGATAAGCGTTGGGTGGAGTTGCGTATCCCAACTGGCAAGCCAGGCCGCGATGGTGCTGATGCTTTGAAACAGTTTGCCGCGCAAATAGAGTCGCAAGTAAGCGCAGCAGATGGTCCAGATACTGTGGTGTGCATTGTGCTGCCAAGATTAGATAGCAAAACCAAGACTTCTGCTTGGTTTAGCGCGTTGGATGATGTTGGTATGGCAATTCAAATTGATTCTTTAGATCGCAGTCATTTACCAAGATGGATTGCAAGCCGATTGAGGTTGCAGAATCAAGAAGTCGAGGGCGGCCCTGAAGGTCAACGTGCACTAGAGTTCATTGCAGATCAGGTGGAGGGAAACCTTATTGCTGCTCATCAAGAGATTCTGAAGTTGGGTTTGCTTTACCCCACAGGCGTTTTAACTGAAGAGCAGATACGGTCGTCAATTTTAAAAGTAGCTCGTTATAACGTATTTGAATTAACTGAAGCGATGCTTGCAGGCGATTTACCTCGGCTTAATCGGATGTTGGATGGCCTAAAAGGCGAAGGTGAGCCTTTGGTTTTGATTCTATGGAGCGTGACTGAAGAGCTTAGGCTACTATCTAAATTAAAGGTAGCCAGCGATGCGGGGGAGTCAGTCCAGCAGCTCATACGGGTGAATCGAATCTGGGGAAATAAAGAGCGCCTATACCCAGCCGCATTAAGAAGGGTGCAGCCACTGAAGTTGCGCAGAGCGATGCAGGTTGCTGCTGGGCTTGATCGGCAGGTGAAAGGGCTTTCTGCCCCAGAATTGCCGGCCGATCCTTGGGATGGTCTGCGTTTAGTTGGAAACTTATTACGGTAA
- a CDS encoding glutamate-5-semialdehyde dehydrogenase, which produces MGTEIQELMQDIGKRARSASRAMTRASSEHKNQALLHIAKLVRQKAGEIQRVNQVDVDRAKANGQDAAFVDRLTMTSKTIEKMALGLEQIVSLEDPIGKMTALKKQASGIELGQMRVPLGVIGIIYESRPNVTIDAAALCLKSGNAVILRGGSEAIDSNTLLAQIIQEGLAAAGLPKDAVQVVTTIDRAAVGEMITMTQYIDVIVPRGGKSLIARLMAEARVPMIKHLDGICHTYIDADADVAMAVKVCDNAKTQRYAPCNAMETLLVNKNIAAKVLPDLCKIYQDKGVELRVDALTRSTLEASGFKNLVDASEEDWETEYLAPILSIRTVADIDEAMNHIERYGSKHTDAIITTNKANADRFLREVDSASVMVNASTRFADGFEYGLGAEIGISNDKLHARGPVGLDGLTSLKYVVLGHGEIRT; this is translated from the coding sequence ATGGGTACAGAGATCCAAGAATTGATGCAGGACATTGGCAAGCGAGCACGCAGTGCATCGCGTGCGATGACTCGTGCGTCAAGCGAACATAAGAATCAAGCTCTATTGCATATCGCCAAGTTAGTTCGTCAAAAAGCAGGTGAGATTCAAAGGGTCAATCAAGTAGACGTTGATCGTGCAAAAGCAAATGGTCAGGATGCTGCATTTGTTGATCGCTTAACAATGACCTCTAAGACTATTGAAAAGATGGCCTTAGGTCTAGAGCAGATTGTTTCTCTAGAAGACCCTATTGGGAAAATGACTGCATTGAAAAAGCAAGCCTCTGGTATTGAGCTTGGACAAATGCGTGTGCCACTCGGAGTAATTGGCATCATTTATGAGTCACGCCCTAACGTCACAATTGATGCCGCAGCACTTTGCTTAAAGTCGGGTAACGCAGTGATCCTGCGCGGTGGCTCTGAGGCAATTGATTCCAATACCTTGCTTGCTCAGATTATTCAAGAGGGGCTTGCTGCTGCGGGACTACCTAAGGATGCTGTGCAAGTTGTCACTACGATCGATCGAGCTGCCGTTGGTGAAATGATCACCATGACGCAATATATTGATGTGATAGTTCCACGCGGAGGCAAGAGTCTCATTGCCCGCTTGATGGCTGAAGCACGCGTTCCAATGATCAAGCATTTGGATGGTATTTGTCATACCTATATCGATGCTGATGCCGACGTGGCAATGGCAGTGAAGGTTTGCGATAACGCAAAGACACAGCGCTATGCGCCTTGTAACGCCATGGAAACCTTGCTGGTTAATAAGAATATTGCCGCTAAAGTTTTGCCTGATCTTTGCAAGATTTACCAAGATAAAGGCGTTGAGTTGCGTGTCGATGCTTTAACTCGGTCGACACTTGAGGCTAGTGGTTTTAAAAACTTAGTCGATGCTTCAGAAGAAGATTGGGAAACAGAATATTTGGCTCCAATTTTATCGATCAGGACGGTAGCAGACATTGATGAGGCCATGAACCATATCGAGCGCTATGGCAGTAAACATACTGACGCCATTATTACTACCAACAAAGCAAATGCAGATCGCTTTTTACGTGAAGTTGATAGCGCCAGTGTGATGGTCAATGCGAGCACCCGTTTTGCTGATGGCTTTGAGTATGGTCTTGGCGCCGAGATTGGTATTTCAAATGACAAACTCCATGCTCGCGGTCCCGTAGGCTTAGATGGCTTAACTTCCCTGAAGTATGTCGTTCTGGGCCACGGCGAGATACGTACTTAA
- a CDS encoding CopD family protein, with product MMNAYLWVKTFHIVLITSWFAGLFYLPRIYVNLADEKNPEAYARLLGMADRLYRFMTILAIPAVLLGLALWLIFGIGAGDIWMHTKLFFVILVIGYHHACFSLLKKFRAGINTKSGVWYRWFNEVPVILLLVIVALVIFKP from the coding sequence ATGATGAATGCCTACCTCTGGGTAAAAACGTTCCACATTGTTCTGATCACCTCTTGGTTTGCGGGCTTGTTTTATCTCCCAAGAATCTATGTGAATTTGGCTGATGAGAAAAATCCTGAGGCCTATGCTCGCCTTTTAGGAATGGCTGATCGTCTTTACCGATTCATGACTATATTAGCGATACCAGCAGTCTTGTTGGGGTTAGCACTTTGGCTTATTTTTGGAATTGGCGCTGGCGATATATGGATGCATACCAAATTATTTTTTGTAATTTTGGTGATTGGTTATCACCATGCTTGTTTTAGCCTGCTCAAGAAATTTCGCGCTGGCATCAACACCAAGTCAGGCGTGTGGTATCGCTGGTTTAACGAAGTTCCTGTGATCTTATTGTTGGTGATCGTGGCTTTGGTAATTTTTAAGCCCTAA